TACATTTACCCAGTATTTTGTATGATTCACACTACATTTGTGTTGGAATTGTTCTGTATGATCCTGACACTGGACTGCTCCAAATAGAATCCAGGGAAGATAGGACCAGTAGGTTTGATATGAAATGTGTGAAGTTGGGTCCTTTTCTTAATCTCTCCTTTGGTGGTCTGAATAACCTCTTCCTCTAAAGCAAAAAAGGAGAGGGTTCTCCTTTCACAGTCCAAACATACCCTCATCCTGCCAGGGGCATGCAGAACAGAGCTCAGTGTTGAACTGGAGTGTCGGGTAGGGCCTTCGAAGGCTTGCAGCCGTCGACCGTCCCAGCGGAGGGCCCAGGCAATGCAGGTGTCCACCCAGGACTGGTTGGAACCCTTGCAGGTGgctcccacctcccacctccgACCTCCTGACAGAACCACCTCCCACATATGCTGCCCTGTTGAGAAACCCTGGGAGCACAGGACTTGGGGGTGCAGCCGAAAGCGTTCTGGGTGGGAGGGAAATACCTGTCCTTTTTCTACCCACTCTGCAGACAAGAGGTCTCCAGACAGGCACAGATTGCTGTGAGCAGTATTGCGGTCCAGTGTTAGTTTGGCTCTCTGTAATTGTAACTGAGGGGGGCTCTTTTGGATCTTGCTCATATTTCTCCAAGCCTGTGACCTTGTAGGCACAGTTAGTTTCAACAGGATCTCTTGACTATGGCTAAGCCTATCTTGAATCATTTTGCCCAACCTTCTTGCTAATGTCTTGCCCTCTTTTTCAATTTGTTTAACCGAAGCCCTGTCCAGCTCCCATTTTGTCAATGTGTAGCCCTGAATGTGGATGTCAACTTTCAAAAGCTTCTCCAACATTTTCTGGCAGGAATTCACAAACTCCCAGTCTGGCATGGGATTCTGCTGTAATTCCCGTGCTTCAACAAGGAGCTGTTCTGAGGCATCCTTCTTCTTCTGCATCTCCCCTTCGTATGAGTCCAGTCTAGCGTGCTGACGGTTCTCCTCACCATCAATAAAATCCAATATGCTCTGTTCATCTGCTGAGACCATTTCATGGATCATGTGGAACAGCCCAGAGATTTGCTTCTTAAGCCTGCTCCGGTCAGCGATCACGTGTTCCTGTGCATCCTGCAACCAGCTCACAACTTCCTGCAAAGCCTTCTGTGACTGCTCCAGCCTCCCAATCTCTCCCATTAGCACAACCCTCATCTGTGCCATGGCCTTGTCCAGCAACTGACAGCTATGGTCCTTATGGCTCTCCTGGCAGGACCGGCAGAGGCAAGCCTTGTGCTGAGGACAGTAATACTCCCAGGGCTCCCCATGCTCTGGGCAGTCTGCTATGACAGGTAGAGTTTCAGAATGTCCACTGTCACCTCCCTGCCCAAGCGAAGGTTCTGATGACTCCAGGGAATACAAAGATGACTCTCTGACAACTTGGAGATGTTCAACGATGCTAGCAAGTTTGATGTTTCTCTGTAAAACAGGAAGCTCCCTAAATTCCGCCCGGTACTCAGGGCAACTGTAAATCTTTGTTGTGTCCTGGTTTTCCCATCCCTTGCACAAGCAGTCACGGCAGAAGTTGTGTCCACAATGAAGAAACTCAGGGTTCCTGTAGATGCGCAGGCAAACAGAACAGCTCAGTTCAGCCTCCAGTTTTGTAGTAGGGGATGACATTGTCTCCCAGAAGAGAAATATGCTTCTGATTCACTGTTATTGGGTGAGAAGAATTTCACTACGGCAGAGCAGAGAAATCTCAGAGATGCCTTTGTTTCTCTGATAAAATCTATCGTCTTTCcagtacatttatttgcttGCCTATGGTTTTTAAAGTACCATCTCAAAAAAGACGTGACAGCAAGCAATCTCAAATTTGTAGCAGTAGATGAGGAACTATTTTCAGAAAGAGGAAGGGTAATTTCCTTTGACCTTATATGGTATTGCGTGTTTATGTGCTAAGTAAGGCTGTAAAAAAAGCGGAAATGCTCTCAACACCCTGATTAGACaggcaataaaataaagaatcatTTTGCATGTGGTCAACTACTAATGTAGTAAAGAATCTGGGTGCATGCAAGTATGTGTTATTTGGGGATTTATTCAATTGTATTTGTGGAAGAAAATCTTTATATATAGCTCAATGTTGCATTATCTAGCACAGGCTTGTATATTAATATACTTCCAAAATTAATTATGGAATTATAACATTGTGTTATGATACTGTAAATGTGACTTTGTTGAAACTGCAATTGCTACAGTGGAATGTTGCCCTGGTTTAATACATGGAAAGCAGATTACCTAGTACtggattgtttttatttggaatCTCATCTGACAGGAATATTTTAAaagtctagttttttttttcaaaattgcacAATTTAACAACTCaattaagttatttttaaagatacagCATTTCTTGATTAACTGGAATCAGTTATAGTTTGTGTCTTAAAATTTGCTCTGTTATTAGTAGCCTTTGGAATAACCTAAATTCTGTCATCAAGTGAAAACATTGCGGAACAGACGTTTCagcacaaattgtgcaatgagATTGCAAATTGTAGAGCAatagcaaaaaagaaaatctgtggAGGAAGTGAGCATTACAGACACCATGGAGGGGCAGAGGGATGGGGTtggagcctatcctagcatgcagtgggcaagaGGTAGGAGCACACCC
This window of the Anguilla anguilla isolate fAngAng1 chromosome 1, fAngAng1.pri, whole genome shotgun sequence genome carries:
- the LOC118229057 gene encoding E3 ubiquitin-protein ligase TRIM7-like, coding for MSSPTTKLEAELSCSVCLRIYRNPEFLHCGHNFCRDCLCKGWENQDTTKIYSCPEYRAEFRELPVLQRNIKLASIVEHLQVVRESSLYSLESSEPSLGQGGDSGHSETLPVIADCPEHGEPWEYYCPQHKACLCRSCQESHKDHSCQLLDKAMAQMRVVLMGEIGRLEQSQKALQEVVSWLQDAQEHVIADRSRLKKQISGLFHMIHEMVSADEQSILDFIDGEENRQHARLDSYEGEMQKKKDASEQLLVEARELQQNPMPDWEFVNSCQKMLEKLLKVDIHIQGYTLTKWELDRASVKQIEKEGKTLARRLGKMIQDRLSHSQEILLKLTVPTRSQAWRNMSKIQKSPPQLQLQRAKLTLDRNTAHSNLCLSGDLLSAEWVEKGQVFPSHPERFRLHPQVLCSQGFSTGQHMWEVVLSGGRRWEVGATCKGSNQSWVDTCIAWALRWDGRRLQAFEGPTRHSSSTLSSVLHAPGRMRVCLDCERRTLSFFALEEEVIQTTKGEIKKRTQLHTFHIKPTGPIFPGFYLEQSSVRIIQNNSNTNVV